TTTGCCCAGGCTGCAAGAAAAATAGTCCAGAAGCAGCGATAATCCACAAAGCCATTCCGAGAAAATAAACTACTTTCTTGCCGATTTTTTTACTTAAGGCAGTCCAGACAAATAACATGAGTAAGGCAGTTGCTTGAACTGCAACCATCACTGTTGGTACATCTGAGTTTTTCAGAGACATACAGTAAATCACAAAGAAAGGGATGATACTGGCGGTTATTTGTACTCCTAACCAAGAAAACAGGTATATTCCAATTACAAATAAGAATGGACGATTGCTGAAGACGATTTTTATTTGTTCAATAAAAGGAATCGATACAGCTTCCTCAGCTTGGATACGTTTTGCTTCAAATGCCAAGACGCGATCGCGCACTCCAAATACACACCAGTACAATGATGCTACAGAAATGACTGTGCAGATTGCCGCTAAAACTATATATTGTTGTTGCTGGTCAGCTACTTGCAAAAAAACTACTTGCGCTAATATCAAGGATAAAATACTGCCACCAATGGAAAAGGCAAAGCGAAAACTATTTAAGCTGGTGCGTTCGTCATAATCTTGGGTGAGTTCTGGGGTGAGGGCGGTGTAAGGCAAATTCACTACTGTATAAAAGACTTGAGATAACACTCCAATCAATACGTAATACCAAAATAAACCCCAAACGTTGCTACCTTGGTTACTACTAAATCGCGGTACAATCCACTGTAAGAAAAAGAAAATTCCAAAAGGAATTGCCCCGTAAAACATCCAAGGTAAACGACGACCCCACCGTCGAGACTTGGTTTTATCTGTCAACACTCCCACAAAAGGGTCGTTGACTGCATCCCAAATTTTTCCAATCATTAACACACTGCCAGCTAAACCAGCCGGTATCCCAGCAACGTTTGTAAAGAAAATTAACAGGAAGAATATGGAAATATTAGCGGTAATAGCTGGGCCTAAATCTCCAGCACCATAAGCCAACTTGGTCAGGAAAGGTAGTTTTTGACTATCTTGAGCCTTGTGAGTATAACCATCAGCAGTAGGGTCATTCATAATACCTTGCGCTCATATTAAAATATTGCGATCGCCTTTAGTATTACCTAAAACTTACCTACCTTATGCCAGACCTTTACGTTTCTTGGTCAGAGTATCATTATAAAATTGAGCAACTGGCTGCTCAGATTTATGAATCTACCTGGGAGTTCGAGCAAATTGTTTGTCTAGCCAGGGGTGGGCTACGAGTAGGAGATATCATTTCTCGTATCTATCACAAACCCTTAGCAATTTTAGCTACATCTTCTTACAGTGGTGCAGGTCAGCAAGCAAGGGGTAGTTTAATCCTTTCTCGTCACCCAACAATGACCACCGAAAGTTTAGGTTCCCGCATTCTCCTAGTTGATGACTTAGTAGACTCTGGAATCACACTCCAAGAAACTATCCCTTGGTTGCAAGAATATAGTGATTTTGCCATCAAAGAAATTCGCACAGCCGTAGTTTGGTATAAAGCTTGTTCGGTATTTAAGCCAGATTACTACGTCGATTATCTCCCTGATAACCCCTGGATTCATCAGCCCTTTGAACATTACGAACACACCAACCCCGCAGATTTATTGGCTAAGGTGGGTCAGTCTTGTTTATGGGGAAGGTGAGGGACTGGGGAGATGAGGGAGTGGGGGGAGATGAGAGAGGTGGGGGAGACGTAGAAGAATAACAACTGTCAAAACAACCATAACCATAGGGGCAGTGTTAGGAGTAATAAGATAAATCCTAGTGATAGTGTGGTGACTGCGAGGTTACGGTCTAGGTTGAAGGTTTCGGCTATTACTAAGGAAGCGAAGGCTGGAGGCATAGCCATTTGTAGGAGAACAACTTTGGCGGCTGGCCCAGTTAATCCTAAAAGTGGTAAAATACCACCTAAAATTAGGGGAACTATCAGCATTTTTATACCTAAGCTGATGCCTACTTGTGGTAGGTTGCCCCAAGAATTAAGTTTACTTAAACGCATCCCAATTAATATTAGCGATAGGGCTACTGTACTCCAAGCAAATTTATCTAAGCTAAATTCCCAAATTGGGGGAATTGCTATTTGGCGAAATAGTAAGCCGAAGCCGAAACTCCACAAGGCGGGATTAATTATAATAGCTCTGGCTACTTGGGTGAACTGATTATGATTTTGATGCGTGCCAAAATGAGCGCCTAATGCTACACCTAACGCATAAGCACCAGGAAAAGACCCTAATAAGTCGTAAAATAACGCCCAAGCAAAGTATTCTTTGCCTACCATTGCTAAGGTGACAGGGAAACCTAAGTAACCCGTATTACCTATCATAGCTGCTAGGAACAGACTACCTTGGGTAGATTTTTGCGGTATTGTATTACTTAAGTATGTCTGTCCTTTGATTCCTAGCCAAGCGAAAAATGCACCTAGTAAAATGGCAAGGTAGGCGATCGCGGGAGCAATCCAAATTTGTCCTGATAAGTCAGTTTGCCGTAAGAAAGATACTATACTTATCGGTACTCCCACCCAGAAAAGCCATTGACCCAAGCGGGTAGGAACTGTATTAGGTAGTTTGCGTCCCAGAAAAAAACCTACTAAGACTAACCCTATAAGTTTGACGTATAGTTCTAGGAGATTTACCAATGTTGCGCCTAAGAATTATAGATGTAAAATGCTACCCAATAAGTTTATTTTTATCAAGTCTAAAATTTCAATAAAAGTTTCACAAAAGCAGGAGCTGTCCTTTGAATAAAGCTGGGTTTTCTGAAGATTCGCACAACTCATTTGATGACCTGAGTGATGATATCCCAGTAGCTGTACGGGATACTCCCGGTATTACACCTCAACAAAGGTTGCAACGTCTAATTTTCATACTCGGAGGAATCAGCGCCTTTGTTGTATTAGCGGTTATTAGCGGGTTTATATTTTTTGTTACAACCCCTAAAAAAACAGCTGAGTCTCAACCTGCACCAGCTACTTCTGTGGCTACACCCACACCGACAGGTAGTAATTCGGCTGATCCTGAAACTGTACTTGGGCATTTGTCTTACTCAGAAGCACCTCAGTCAGAATTAGCTCCAATTAGTGCTGATGGACGTATCCGTATGCGAAAAACTGCTGCTCAAAGGTTCCAAGCAATGGCACAAGCTGCGCGGCGTGAAGGTGTAGTTTTACTGCCTGTTTCGGGTTTTCGTTCAGTCAAAGAGCAAGAGCAGTTGTTTTTTGCGGTTGGCGCTCAACGCAATCAAACCCCTTCCCAAAGAGCAGCTTTGAGCGCTCCTCCTGGACATAGTGAACATCACACAGGTTACGCTGTAGATATTGGCGATGGTACAGCACCAACAACAAATCTCCAAGCTATTTTTGACAAAACTAAGGCTTTTGCATGGCTCCAAGCTAACGCAGCTCGGTTTAGTTTTGAGATGTCTTTCCCTAAAGATAATGTTCAAGGTGTGAGTTATGAGCCTTGGCACTGGCGTTTTGTTGGCGATCGCGATAGTTTAGAAACATTCTATAAAGCGAGAAATTTAAAACCTGTAAAGACACAGCCATAAACTTTTTAAACGCAGAGAAACGCGGAGGTTAGCGCAGAGGAAGAGGAGTGTTGAGAAGACTTATAGCGGGGAGAGAAGTTGCAGGCGTTTGGCTTGTAAGAGGACAATCGCTTACAATAGAAATCATTAGTCTTTAGTTTTTATATGGTATATTTCTTAATTACGAATTGCTATAATTTACTAGATAATTCTTGGGCAATTTGACGGTTGATATTTACTATATCAAAACGTTCACTAGCAATAGCTCTGGCATTATTAGCGATAGTTGCGGTATTCTGTTGATCCTCCAAGCAGCTATTAATAATATTAGCTAATTCCTCAAAGCTTCCTGGCGTAGTTAAAAATCCATTAATGCCATGTTCAACTAATTCAATAGCACCACCGGCTTTGGCGGCTACAACAGGTTTACCACATAGCATAGCTTCAACAATAACTCTGCCAAAGGGTTCTGGTGCAGTAGAAGTATGAGTAACTAAATCACAGGCTGCCATTAATTGGGGAATGTCAGCACGAAATCCTAAAAATTTTACCTGGTTTTCTAACCCTAATTGGTCAATTTGTTGATGTAATTGTTTGACATATTCTTGCTCACCAAATAAGGCATCACCTACTAAAAGTGCTGTTACTTGTGGTGGACATTTAGCAAGTGCTTCAATGAGGATATGTTGTCCCTTCCAAGGAGAAAGTCGGCTAAAATGTCCAACTACAAATTTATCTTCTATGCCTAAATTTCGTCGTAATTTATTAGTATCTGATGCACAAGTTTGATAAAGTTCTGGATTAAAACCGTTATAGATAACTGTCGTCAGTTCGGCGCGTCCTCCAGCTTGCACAAAAGCTGTTTGACTAGCTTGGGAATTAGCTATTACTAATGAAGCGAAACGGTTAGCTAGGTTAACTGCAATTCGTAAGTTAGTTTTACTAAAGTGTTCTGGGGAAAGAATATCATGTAGATGGTAAACTAAAGGGCGACGAGCCAATAAGCTAGCGATCGCACCTACAACTAAAGCTTTTTGGGTATTAGCATAAATTAAATCATACTCAATAGCTCTCTGCACTACCTTAGCCACTAGAGGCGCAAGTTGTCCCAAACTACTAAGTGCTTGCAATAAATTACTTTGCTTACGGACTTGAATTGGCTGATTTATTAATACTTCAACAGGTATGTGATTTTGTTGTAGTAAGGTTTTAAATGAGCCATCGGCAAATAAGCCAACCAAAGCGCGATCGCGGTAAGGTTTAGCTATATCTATTAAACATAATTCTGCACCACCAGGTTTACCACTCTGATCTAAAAATAAGATTTTCATTGGTTATTATTCATTAGTCATTAGTCAACAGTCAACAGTCAACAGCTATTCTCCTTCGCATTACTAGTTTCTAGCCAAGATTACTTGCCTTACTTGTTGAGCTATTTTTTGCCAATCAAAGTTAGTGACAGCATACTGGCGACAGTCTTCTCTGGAAGGGGTTGGTATCTCTGCTAACAATACTTGTTCTAACTTTTCTGCAATAGCATTAGCTTCAGCAGATGTAGTAATTAATTCTGGGGAGAACCCATTTAAAATTTCTGGCATTCCACCAATGGGAGTGCATAAAACTGGAGTTCCACAAGCTAATGATTCAGGAATTGCTAATCCAAAACCTTCAAAAGATTGGCTAGGCATAACAGTTAAGTCAGCAGCTTGGTAAGCTAGTGGTAATTGTTCATCTGGGAGAAAACCTAAGAATTTGACGTTGTTTTCTAAACCTAACTCTTGAGCCTGTTGTTGTAGTGTAGCTTGGAGATGTCCGCGTCCGGCGATCGCTAGCCAAATATCAGGTACTTTTGGTTTAATGATGGCTAATGCTTGTAAGAGTTTGTCTAATCCGACACGATGCACTAAGCGCCTAGAGGTAAATAAAATAGGGCGGTTTTCAGGCCAGTTTAATTGCTGACGGGCTGTTTGGCGTGATACATTCGGTTGGAATTTATTGATGTTCACACCGCCTGGAATAACGTGTATTTTGTGCCAAGGGATATGATACTCTTGGTGTAGAATATTACCAAAAGCTTTGCTGAGAACAATAAAGCGATCGCAACGATTATATGTAGTTTGTTCTATTAAACGATGCTTTAAAAAATTACTCAATCTATCTTTTACTACTTCCTGGTTGCTTTCAGATGCCCAAGGCCCGTGAAAATTGAAAGTAACGGGTATGCCTTTAGGTAAAATATCTAAAAGAGGAAAGCTATATAAAGCAAAATGTAAGTGGATAGCATCTGGTTTCTCGATTCTGGTTTTCTGAAAGTTACGACGAATAGACCAAAATCTTTGCCAAATTTTACTATCTGGGTTTGCTAGATTTGTTAGCTTGATCGGTAAATTATGTTCATTCTGCGGCAACCCAACTCCACATAATTCTACTTTATCTTGATTAGTTGCTAGTTGATAAATTAACTCGTAAACATATCTTTCTAAACCGCCAGGATTAGTAGGAAACCAGCCAGAAGCTAAAGTCAAAATATGAGCAGGTGTTGAACTTAAACTTTCTTTATGATTTTGCACTCTTGTCTCCTAATTAATATGTGGAGCTTGAGATTTTTTATACATGTAATAGATAGGCTAAAAGGCTAATCAACGGTTAAATTGTCAGCAAATTGTTTTCATATATTTTAGTATTATTTGTTTATCTGTATTTGCTTATTAATTATATTCTTTAATTTTCTACACTATCAGCAATCATTACATCTGATTCAATATAGATTTTGTTGAAATTTATCTATAATTTAGGCTTTTTATTTACCAAATCTTTAAATAAAGGTTGATATCTATTTAAGCCAATGTATTTTTTATGACTAGCAACTACTTGGTTGTCAAATAGATATTTGACAAGAAAATAATGTCAATAGTGATGCACTTTATAATTTATGTCAATAATGTATAATACTATACATTATTTTTGTATTTTTTATACTTTTGGTTAGTATAGCTAAATACAACAGGTGCATAACTATATTTTAAAAAACCTAAAATTGAGAAAAATTGGAAATTATCCTGTTAAGTTCGTGTAGCCTAGTAAATAAGATGTTATCTCTTTTATTAGTTGCAAATTGAAAATATGTTAAAAGTGCAACTACGACTAATTTTTGATATCTAAAATAAATAAAGATTAATTTTTATTTTTTTAAAAAATAAAGAAGTTAGCATATTTTTCATACAAAATCTTTATCCTAATTCTGCTAGCTGTAGCCTATCATATGGTTTATGCTAGTAAGACAAAATAGTTTTCTAAATTAATTAGATAAATAATTGACATAATTATTAAAATTTACTAGCACTAGTATTAATTTCTAGTAGAGACTATGAAGCAGAAATTTTCTATCAAAATTTATTTACAACATCTACAAAAATTAATTCCCCTCATCTGGCTTGAGAAGGCGCAATATATCCACTCTTGGTTGCTACACAAATGGCTGTTATTCGGCAATAGCAAGCAATTATCATGTAGCGAAAAATCAATTATGGTATTTTCTCCACACCAAGATGATGAAACTTTTGGCTGTGGTGGCATGATTGCTCACAAAAGAGAACGTAATATACCTGTTGCTGTGGTATTTATAACTGATGGTAAAGGCTCATCTGTGGATGAAGATGTGCAGAATCAGATAATTCAAACCAGACAGCAAGAAGCGATTGCTGCATTAAAAATACTGGGAGTAGAAGTATCAAATATACATTTTTTAGCGAAACCAGATGGCAATTTACCGGAACTAAATGATGAAGAACATCAGCAGACTATTCACGAAATAACAGAATTAGTCAATCATTATCAACCCGGTGAAATATATGTACCTCACAAGAAAGATTGCCATAGAGACCATGAAGCGACTTATACCTTAGTAAAAACTGCTATTCAGCAAGCAAAAATTAATGTAGATATATTTCAATATCCCGTCTGGTTATTCTGGAGAGCGCCAATATTTATTTTGCTCAAATTACAAGATATAGCGTCCGCGTATAAATTTCCTATTGCTTCAGTAAAAGATAAGAAAAAAAGAGCG
Above is a genomic segment from Nostoc sp. MS1 containing:
- a CDS encoding AEC family transporter encodes the protein MVNLLELYVKLIGLVLVGFFLGRKLPNTVPTRLGQWLFWVGVPISIVSFLRQTDLSGQIWIAPAIAYLAILLGAFFAWLGIKGQTYLSNTIPQKSTQGSLFLAAMIGNTGYLGFPVTLAMVGKEYFAWALFYDLLGSFPGAYALGVALGAHFGTHQNHNQFTQVARAIIINPALWSFGFGLLFRQIAIPPIWEFSLDKFAWSTVALSLILIGMRLSKLNSWGNLPQVGISLGIKMLIVPLILGGILPLLGLTGPAAKVVLLQMAMPPAFASLVIAETFNLDRNLAVTTLSLGFILLLLTLPLWLWLF
- a CDS encoding PIG-L deacetylase family protein, which codes for MKQKFSIKIYLQHLQKLIPLIWLEKAQYIHSWLLHKWLLFGNSKQLSCSEKSIMVFSPHQDDETFGCGGMIAHKRERNIPVAVVFITDGKGSSVDEDVQNQIIQTRQQEAIAALKILGVEVSNIHFLAKPDGNLPELNDEEHQQTIHEITELVNHYQPGEIYVPHKKDCHRDHEATYTLVKTAIQQAKINVDIFQYPVWLFWRAPIFILLKLQDIASAYKFPIASVKDKKKRAIASYVSQINNLPTGFIQQFLNSHEIYFKS
- a CDS encoding D-alanyl-D-alanine carboxypeptidase family protein; its protein translation is MNKAGFSEDSHNSFDDLSDDIPVAVRDTPGITPQQRLQRLIFILGGISAFVVLAVISGFIFFVTTPKKTAESQPAPATSVATPTPTGSNSADPETVLGHLSYSEAPQSELAPISADGRIRMRKTAAQRFQAMAQAARREGVVLLPVSGFRSVKEQEQLFFAVGAQRNQTPSQRAALSAPPGHSEHHTGYAVDIGDGTAPTTNLQAIFDKTKAFAWLQANAARFSFEMSFPKDNVQGVSYEPWHWRFVGDRDSLETFYKARNLKPVKTQP
- a CDS encoding MFS transporter, which gives rise to MNDPTADGYTHKAQDSQKLPFLTKLAYGAGDLGPAITANISIFFLLIFFTNVAGIPAGLAGSVLMIGKIWDAVNDPFVGVLTDKTKSRRWGRRLPWMFYGAIPFGIFFFLQWIVPRFSSNQGSNVWGLFWYYVLIGVLSQVFYTVVNLPYTALTPELTQDYDERTSLNSFRFAFSIGGSILSLILAQVVFLQVADQQQQYIVLAAICTVISVASLYWCVFGVRDRVLAFEAKRIQAEEAVSIPFIEQIKIVFSNRPFLFVIGIYLFSWLGVQITASIIPFFVIYCMSLKNSDVPTVMVAVQATALLMLFVWTALSKKIGKKVVYFLGMALWIIAASGLFFLQPGQIGLMYLLAIMAGFGVSTAYLVPWSMIPDVIELDELQTGQRREGVFYGFMVLLQKFGLAFGLFLVGNALQAAGFKETLPGQTILPTQPESALFAIRIAVGPLPVICLIGGLVLTYFYPITREMHAQIMLQLQERQQRKESVDN
- a CDS encoding phosphoribosyltransferase; this translates as MPDLYVSWSEYHYKIEQLAAQIYESTWEFEQIVCLARGGLRVGDIISRIYHKPLAILATSSYSGAGQQARGSLILSRHPTMTTESLGSRILLVDDLVDSGITLQETIPWLQEYSDFAIKEIRTAVVWYKACSVFKPDYYVDYLPDNPWIHQPFEHYEHTNPADLLAKVGQSCLWGR
- a CDS encoding glycosyltransferase family 4 protein, which produces MKILFLDQSGKPGGAELCLIDIAKPYRDRALVGLFADGSFKTLLQQNHIPVEVLINQPIQVRKQSNLLQALSSLGQLAPLVAKVVQRAIEYDLIYANTQKALVVGAIASLLARRPLVYHLHDILSPEHFSKTNLRIAVNLANRFASLVIANSQASQTAFVQAGGRAELTTVIYNGFNPELYQTCASDTNKLRRNLGIEDKFVVGHFSRLSPWKGQHILIEALAKCPPQVTALLVGDALFGEQEYVKQLHQQIDQLGLENQVKFLGFRADIPQLMAACDLVTHTSTAPEPFGRVIVEAMLCGKPVVAAKAGGAIELVEHGINGFLTTPGSFEELANIINSCLEDQQNTATIANNARAIASERFDIVNINRQIAQELSSKL
- a CDS encoding glycosyltransferase family 4 protein is translated as MQNHKESLSSTPAHILTLASGWFPTNPGGLERYVYELIYQLATNQDKVELCGVGLPQNEHNLPIKLTNLANPDSKIWQRFWSIRRNFQKTRIEKPDAIHLHFALYSFPLLDILPKGIPVTFNFHGPWASESNQEVVKDRLSNFLKHRLIEQTTYNRCDRFIVLSKAFGNILHQEYHIPWHKIHVIPGGVNINKFQPNVSRQTARQQLNWPENRPILFTSRRLVHRVGLDKLLQALAIIKPKVPDIWLAIAGRGHLQATLQQQAQELGLENNVKFLGFLPDEQLPLAYQAADLTVMPSQSFEGFGLAIPESLACGTPVLCTPIGGMPEILNGFSPELITTSAEANAIAEKLEQVLLAEIPTPSREDCRQYAVTNFDWQKIAQQVRQVILARN